In a single window of the Massilia oculi genome:
- the purT gene encoding formate-dependent phosphoribosylglycinamide formyltransferase, with product MTTSCTLGTPLSPSATKVMLLGSGELGKEVIIALQRLGVEVIAVDRYPNAPGHPVAHRAHVIDMTDGAALEALIDRERPDLVVPEIEAIATDKLAELEAAGRITCIPTARAAQLTMNREGIRRLAAEELGLATSPYRFASSLAELQEACERVGFPCVVKPVMSSSGKGQSKLDSAADVADAWAYAAAGGRVDAGRVIAEGFIDFDYEITLLTVRSLGADGKIETRFCEAIGHKQVQGDYVESWQPHPMQPLALERARDIAAKVTASLGGLGVFGVELFVKGDMVWFSEVSPRPHDTGMVTMTSQVQSEFELHAKAILGLPVNPALRGPGASAVIYGQLDEAGIAFEGVAEALRVPGADLRLFGKPESFARRRMGVALATADDVETARQRALEAASKVRPVSGKR from the coding sequence ATGACCACTTCTTGCACCCTCGGCACCCCGCTCTCCCCTTCCGCAACCAAAGTCATGCTGCTCGGCTCCGGCGAGCTCGGCAAGGAAGTGATCATCGCCCTGCAGCGCCTGGGCGTCGAAGTGATCGCCGTCGACCGCTACCCGAACGCGCCCGGCCACCCGGTGGCGCACCGCGCGCACGTGATCGACATGACGGACGGCGCCGCACTGGAGGCCCTGATCGACCGCGAGCGCCCCGACCTGGTGGTGCCCGAGATCGAGGCGATCGCCACCGACAAGCTGGCCGAACTCGAAGCCGCGGGTCGCATCACCTGCATCCCGACCGCGCGCGCGGCCCAGCTGACCATGAACCGCGAAGGCATCCGCCGCCTGGCGGCCGAGGAGCTGGGCCTGGCGACCTCGCCCTACCGTTTCGCCAGCAGCCTGGCCGAGTTGCAGGAAGCCTGCGAAAGGGTCGGCTTCCCCTGCGTGGTCAAGCCCGTGATGTCCTCGTCCGGCAAGGGCCAGTCGAAGCTCGATTCCGCCGCCGACGTGGCGGACGCCTGGGCCTACGCCGCCGCCGGCGGACGGGTCGATGCCGGCCGCGTGATCGCCGAAGGCTTCATCGATTTCGACTACGAGATCACCCTGCTGACGGTACGGTCGCTGGGCGCCGACGGCAAGATCGAAACGCGCTTCTGCGAGGCGATCGGCCACAAGCAGGTGCAGGGCGACTACGTCGAATCGTGGCAGCCGCACCCGATGCAGCCGCTGGCGCTCGAGCGTGCGCGCGACATCGCGGCCAAGGTCACCGCCAGCCTCGGCGGGCTGGGCGTGTTCGGCGTCGAGCTGTTCGTCAAGGGCGACATGGTGTGGTTCTCGGAAGTGAGCCCGCGTCCGCACGATACCGGCATGGTCACCATGACGAGCCAGGTGCAGAGCGAATTCGAACTGCACGCGAAAGCGATCCTCGGCCTGCCGGTGAACCCGGCATTGCGCGGCCCCGGCGCTTCCGCCGTGATCTATGGCCAGCTGGACGAAGCCGGCATCGCCTTCGAGGGCGTGGCCGAGGCGCTGCGCGTGCCGGGCGCCGACCTGCGCCTGTTCGGCAAGCCGGAATCGTTCGCGCGCCGCCGCATGGGCGTGGCGCTGGCGACCGCCGACGACGTCGAGACCGCGCGCCAGCGCGCGCTCGAGGCGGCGTCGAAGGTCAGGCCGGTGTCCGGCAAGCGCTGA
- a CDS encoding alpha/beta fold hydrolase, with the protein MKQLPKSHATLIEGQMFRLMKSGQGKPSIVLINGAGGPLDGWYKLYPEIEQLGAVFAYDRPGVGGSPKPREAQYGETVVAQLRLLLQAAGVQPPFVLVGHSFGGLHANLFARVFADEVAGVLFLEATAPEDVTMLKQFQSPLQRGFVRLLDRMSPRDQFDEIRHELETVKDIQEAPAFPPVPVTVLSGTKRLPRWMVPAALVRERERTQRGLAALSPLGERIEAQRSAHFPQLTEPQLVLDALRRLVGRAAT; encoded by the coding sequence GTGAAGCAATTGCCGAAAAGCCATGCCACCCTGATCGAAGGGCAGATGTTCCGCTTGATGAAGTCGGGGCAGGGCAAGCCGTCGATCGTGCTGATCAACGGCGCGGGCGGTCCGCTCGACGGCTGGTACAAGCTGTATCCCGAGATCGAGCAGCTGGGCGCCGTGTTCGCCTACGACCGGCCCGGCGTCGGCGGCAGCCCCAAGCCGCGCGAGGCGCAGTATGGCGAGACCGTGGTGGCGCAACTGCGCCTGCTGCTGCAGGCGGCCGGCGTCCAGCCGCCGTTCGTCCTGGTCGGCCATTCCTTTGGCGGCCTGCATGCGAACCTGTTCGCGCGCGTCTTCGCGGACGAGGTTGCCGGCGTGCTGTTCCTGGAAGCCACGGCGCCGGAAGACGTCACCATGCTCAAGCAATTCCAGTCGCCGCTGCAGCGCGGCTTTGTCAGGCTGCTCGACCGGATGTCGCCGCGCGATCAGTTCGACGAGATTCGCCATGAACTCGAGACCGTGAAGGACATCCAGGAAGCGCCGGCGTTCCCGCCGGTGCCGGTGACGGTGTTGTCGGGCACGAAGCGCCTGCCGCGCTGGATGGTGCCTGCGGCCCTTGTGCGCGAGCGCGAGCGTACCCAGCGTGGCCTGGCGGCGTTGTCGCCGCTGGGCGAGCGGATCGAGGCGCAGCGCAGCGCGCACTTCCCGCAATTGACCGAGCCGCAGCTGGTGCTGGACGCCCTGAGGCGCCTGGTCGGGCGGGCGGCAACCTAG
- a CDS encoding phosphoribosyltransferase, whose translation MNTPVSTDKDLWVSWDEYHRLIERLALQVYESGWKFDQVLCLARGGVRPGDVFSRIFDVPLAILSTSSYREEAGTKQGDLDISKYMTMTKGPLSGRVLLVDDLADSGVTLRKVSEHLTENYKDVTEVKSAVIWVKGTSSIRPDYYLDDLPHNPWIHQPFEEYDGLRPHQLAAWLKKFEK comes from the coding sequence ATGAATACCCCCGTATCGACCGACAAGGACCTGTGGGTCTCCTGGGATGAATACCACCGCCTGATCGAGCGCCTGGCGCTGCAGGTCTATGAATCGGGCTGGAAGTTCGACCAGGTGCTGTGCCTGGCGCGTGGCGGCGTGCGTCCCGGCGACGTGTTCTCGCGCATCTTCGACGTGCCGCTGGCGATCCTGTCGACCAGCTCGTACCGCGAAGAAGCCGGCACCAAGCAGGGCGACCTGGACATCTCGAAGTACATGACCATGACCAAGGGCCCGCTGTCCGGCCGCGTGCTGCTGGTCGACGACCTGGCCGATTCGGGCGTCACCCTGCGCAAGGTCAGCGAGCACCTGACCGAGAACTACAAGGACGTCACCGAAGTGAAGTCGGCCGTTATCTGGGTCAAGGGCACGTCGTCGATCCGTCCTGATTACTACCTGGACGACCTGCCGCACAATCCGTGGATCCACCAGCCGTTCGAAGAGTACGACGGTCTGCGTCCGCATCAGCTGGCGGCGTGGCTGAAGAAATTCGAGAAGTAA
- a CDS encoding hybrid sensor histidine kinase/response regulator: MMRAHDWSASPLGHPRTWPQALRTTVGLMLNSKFPMFVAWGGELGFLYNDSYISILGDKHPGALGKRFHDVWAEIWHDIHPLIVRALRGEASYMDRLPLRMRRHGYDEDTWFRFSYSPVRDEDGTVAGMFCACLEMTGEVMAQRYREEENARLVTLFEQAPGIIAVLRGPEHVFELTNRSYLQLVGHRALVGKAARDALPEVQGQGFFELLDHVYQTGQPFVGHAVPLRVQRDPNALLEERFIDFVYQPIHDQHGKVSGIFMEGSDVTARKRIEDELRAANRQKDQFLAMLAHELRNPLAPITTAAQLLQRGQMDAPGIQRASDIIARQAQHMTSLVNDLLDVSRVTRGLVTITKDALDVREVVHEAVEQVRPLIDARRHELHCEIASGTLRVEGDRTRLIQVVSNILNNAAKYTAPGGCIVLSARIESGSVRVAVRDNGQGLDPPILPYIFDLFIQAERTPDRSQGGLGLGLALVKSLAVLHGGRVEAHSDGLGKGSEFVVYLPCLAEAPEASMPQLDMQSRGTSGLKVLVVDDNVDAAQMLATLLEMNGYEVAIEYDGQGALASAVRAPPDVALLDIGLPDIDGHELARRLRAMPETTQAMLVALTGYGQAEDRQRAHNAGFDHHMAKPADLAKLLELLAGVAV; this comes from the coding sequence ATGATGCGCGCTCACGACTGGTCGGCCTCGCCGCTGGGACATCCGCGCACCTGGCCGCAGGCGCTGCGCACGACGGTCGGCCTGATGCTCAACTCGAAGTTTCCGATGTTCGTCGCCTGGGGTGGCGAGCTCGGCTTCCTGTACAACGACTCCTATATATCGATCCTGGGCGACAAGCATCCGGGTGCGCTCGGCAAGCGCTTCCATGATGTCTGGGCCGAGATCTGGCATGACATCCACCCGCTGATCGTGCGCGCGCTCAGGGGCGAGGCCAGCTACATGGACCGCCTGCCGTTGCGCATGCGCCGCCATGGCTATGACGAAGACACCTGGTTCCGCTTTTCCTACTCTCCGGTGCGCGACGAGGACGGCACCGTGGCCGGCATGTTCTGCGCCTGCCTCGAGATGACGGGCGAGGTGATGGCGCAGCGCTACCGCGAGGAAGAGAACGCGCGCCTGGTAACATTGTTCGAGCAGGCGCCCGGCATCATCGCCGTGCTGCGCGGCCCGGAACACGTGTTCGAGCTCACCAACCGTTCCTACCTGCAGCTGGTCGGTCACCGCGCGCTGGTCGGCAAGGCCGCGCGCGACGCGCTGCCCGAGGTGCAGGGGCAGGGCTTCTTCGAGCTGCTCGACCACGTGTACCAGACCGGCCAGCCATTCGTCGGCCACGCGGTGCCGCTGCGTGTGCAGCGCGACCCGAACGCGCTGCTGGAAGAGCGCTTCATCGATTTCGTCTACCAGCCCATCCACGACCAGCACGGCAAGGTCTCGGGCATCTTCATGGAAGGCAGCGACGTCACGGCGCGCAAGCGCATCGAGGACGAGCTGCGCGCCGCCAACCGCCAGAAGGACCAGTTCCTGGCGATGCTGGCGCATGAGCTGCGCAACCCGCTGGCGCCGATCACGACGGCGGCCCAGCTGCTGCAGCGCGGCCAGATGGACGCGCCGGGCATCCAGCGCGCCAGCGACATCATCGCGCGCCAGGCCCAGCACATGACGTCCCTTGTCAACGACCTGCTGGACGTCTCGCGCGTCACGCGCGGCCTGGTGACCATCACGAAGGACGCGCTGGATGTGCGCGAGGTCGTGCATGAGGCGGTGGAGCAGGTGCGTCCCCTGATCGATGCGCGGCGCCATGAATTGCATTGCGAGATCGCATCCGGCACGCTGCGCGTGGAGGGCGACCGCACGCGCCTGATCCAGGTCGTCTCGAATATCCTCAATAACGCCGCCAAGTACACGGCGCCGGGCGGATGCATCGTGCTCAGCGCGCGCATCGAGTCGGGTTCTGTGCGGGTGGCGGTGCGCGACAACGGGCAGGGCCTCGATCCGCCGATCCTGCCCTACATCTTCGACCTGTTCATCCAGGCCGAGCGCACGCCGGACCGTTCACAGGGCGGCCTTGGGCTCGGCCTGGCGCTGGTCAAGAGCCTGGCCGTGCTGCACGGAGGGCGGGTCGAGGCGCACAGCGACGGGCTTGGCAAGGGCAGTGAGTTCGTGGTCTATTTGCCATGCCTGGCCGAGGCGCCCGAAGCGAGCATGCCGCAGCTCGACATGCAGTCGCGTGGCACGAGCGGGTTGAAGGTGCTGGTGGTCGATGATAACGTCGACGCGGCCCAGATGCTGGCGACGCTGCTGGAGATGAACGGGTATGAGGTCGCCATCGAATACGACGGCCAGGGCGCGCTGGCGAGCGCGGTGCGGGCGCCGCCGGACGTGGCCCTGCTCGATATCGGCTTGCCCGACATCGATGGCCACGAACTGGCGCGCCGGCTGCGCGCGATGCCAGAGACCACGCAGGCAATGCTGGTGGCGCTGACTGGTTACGGACAGGCCGAAGACCGGCAGCGTGCGCACAATGCCGGATTCGATCATCACATGGCCAAGCCGGCGGATCTGGCGAAACTGCTGGAATTGCTGGCGGGAGTGGCGGTGTAA
- a CDS encoding PEP-CTERM sorting domain-containing protein (PEP-CTERM proteins occur, often in large numbers, in the proteomes of bacteria that also encode an exosortase, a predicted intramembrane cysteine proteinase. The presence of a PEP-CTERM domain at a protein's C-terminus predicts cleavage within the sorting domain, followed by covalent anchoring to some some component of the (usually Gram-negative) cell surface. Many PEP-CTERM proteins exhibit an unusual sequence composition that includes large numbers of potential glycosylation sites. Expression of one such protein has been shown restore the ability of a bacterium to form floc, a type of biofilm.) has translation MNSVMRVAAAILLLVALAVPASANIVRDGSFELNDGTWELTDGWFLGDAGRGAHSGVNSLSTGCFGPGFSCFASQVLPTTIGQRYDLSFWLYADGVIGPDGFPIFQFDNGIQVMFGDALATAIYNFPTTNTSTDITTGGPSTQIIVRNLLATSASTILQLSGYHDPSGIFFDDVAVELAVSQIPEPGTLSLIGMAVGCLGLSRWRRARPS, from the coding sequence ATGAATTCCGTAATGCGTGTCGCCGCGGCAATCCTGCTGTTGGTCGCACTCGCCGTGCCGGCAAGCGCCAATATCGTCCGCGACGGCAGCTTTGAACTGAACGATGGCACCTGGGAGCTCACCGATGGCTGGTTTCTGGGAGACGCCGGCCGCGGTGCGCACAGCGGCGTCAACTCGCTCAGTACCGGCTGCTTCGGGCCCGGGTTCTCCTGCTTCGCCAGCCAGGTCCTGCCGACGACGATCGGCCAGCGCTACGATCTGAGCTTCTGGCTGTACGCGGACGGCGTGATCGGCCCGGATGGCTTTCCGATATTTCAGTTTGATAATGGAATACAGGTGATGTTCGGAGACGCGCTGGCCACGGCCATCTACAACTTCCCGACCACGAACACGTCCACCGATATCACGACGGGCGGCCCGTCCACGCAGATCATCGTTCGCAACCTGTTGGCCACATCGGCGTCGACCATCCTGCAATTGTCCGGCTACCATGATCCTTCGGGGATCTTCTTCGACGACGTCGCGGTCGAGTTGGCGGTCAGCCAGATCCCGGAGCCCGGAACCTTGTCGCTGATCGGCATGGCGGTCGGCTGCCTGGGCCTGAGCAGGTGGCGGCGCGCACGCCCATCCTGA
- a CDS encoding amino acid aminotransferase: protein MTSTASASLFGAIEMAPRDPILGITEAFNADTNPAKINLGVGVYYDDQGKVPLLACVQKAEAKLMEQPAPRTYLPIDGLAAYDKAVQELVFGADSAVIQEKRAITVQALGGTGALKIGADFLKRFLPHADVYISDPSWENHRALFESAGFTVHNYAYYDAATRGVNFDGMLAALKAMPAGSIVVLHACCHNPTGADLSQEQWDQVIAAVQAGGLVPFLDMAYQGFANGIDEDGAVVRRFAATGMPLLVSNSFSKSFSLYGERVGALSIVATSGEEAARVLSQLKRVVRTNYSNPPTHGGKVVATVLSTPELRKLWEEELAGMRVRIREMRGAMVEKLKAKAPGHDFEFVRRQVGMFSYSGLTKEQVGKLRDESIYAVDTGRICVAALNSTNIDRVVDAVAKVL, encoded by the coding sequence ATGACTTCCACTGCCTCTGCCAGCCTTTTTGGTGCCATTGAGATGGCCCCGCGCGACCCGATCCTGGGTATCACCGAAGCCTTCAATGCCGACACCAATCCCGCCAAGATCAACCTCGGCGTGGGCGTCTATTATGACGATCAGGGCAAGGTGCCACTGTTGGCGTGCGTACAGAAAGCGGAAGCGAAACTGATGGAGCAGCCTGCGCCGCGCACCTACCTGCCGATCGACGGCCTGGCGGCGTACGACAAGGCCGTGCAAGAACTGGTATTTGGTGCCGACAGCGCCGTAATTCAAGAGAAGCGTGCCATCACCGTGCAAGCCCTGGGCGGCACCGGCGCGCTCAAGATCGGCGCCGACTTCCTCAAGCGATTCCTGCCGCACGCCGACGTCTACATCAGCGATCCCAGCTGGGAAAACCATCGCGCGCTGTTCGAGAGTGCCGGCTTCACCGTACATAACTACGCCTACTACGACGCGGCGACCCGTGGTGTGAACTTCGACGGCATGCTGGCCGCGCTGAAGGCCATGCCGGCCGGTTCCATCGTCGTGCTGCACGCCTGCTGCCACAACCCGACCGGCGCCGACCTGTCGCAAGAGCAGTGGGATCAAGTCATCGCCGCCGTGCAGGCCGGCGGCCTGGTGCCGTTCCTGGACATGGCCTACCAGGGCTTCGCCAACGGCATCGATGAAGACGGCGCCGTCGTGCGCCGCTTCGCCGCGACCGGCATGCCGCTGCTGGTGTCGAACTCGTTCTCGAAGTCGTTCTCGCTCTACGGCGAGCGCGTCGGCGCGCTGTCGATCGTCGCCACCAGTGGCGAAGAGGCGGCCCGCGTGCTGTCGCAACTGAAGCGCGTGGTGCGCACCAACTACTCGAACCCGCCGACCCATGGCGGCAAGGTCGTCGCGACCGTGCTGTCGACCCCCGAGCTGCGCAAGCTGTGGGAAGAAGAGCTGGCCGGCATGCGCGTGCGCATCCGCGAAATGCGCGGCGCGATGGTCGAGAAGCTGAAGGCGAAGGCCCCGGGCCACGACTTCGAATTCGTGCGCCGGCAAGTCGGCATGTTCTCGTATTCGGGCCTGACCAAGGAACAAGTGGGCAAGCTGCGCGACGAATCGATCTACGCCGTGGACACCGGCCGCATCTGCGTTGCCGCGCTGAATTCGACCAATATCGATCGCGTCGTTGACGCGGTTGCCAAAGTTCTCTAA
- a CDS encoding MarC family protein yields the protein MTQSFFQTFILLILVTDPFGNVPLFAAAMKDTPLERRNKIVIRECGIAFLLLLVFMFFGKHFLEALHLSPVALRIGGAVILLMIAIRMIFPHPDGVLGKSEGGEPFIVPLAIPALAGPSALATVLLFSSTSFTDTMVHVAALAAVGVVWLAVFLSAEKLQQKLGPQVMTAFERLMGLILTAMSIEMLLGGIREFVQSL from the coding sequence ATGACCCAAAGCTTCTTCCAGACCTTCATCCTGCTCATCCTCGTCACCGACCCCTTTGGTAACGTCCCCCTGTTCGCCGCCGCCATGAAAGACACGCCGCTCGAGCGCCGCAACAAGATCGTGATCCGCGAGTGCGGCATCGCCTTCCTGCTGCTGCTGGTGTTCATGTTCTTCGGCAAGCACTTCCTCGAGGCGCTGCACCTGAGCCCCGTCGCGCTGCGCATCGGCGGCGCCGTGATCCTGCTGATGATCGCGATCCGCATGATCTTCCCGCACCCTGACGGCGTGCTGGGCAAGAGCGAAGGCGGCGAGCCCTTCATCGTGCCGCTGGCGATTCCCGCGCTGGCCGGCCCGTCGGCCCTGGCCACCGTGCTGCTGTTCTCGTCGACCAGCTTCACCGACACGATGGTGCACGTCGCCGCGCTGGCTGCCGTGGGCGTGGTCTGGCTGGCGGTGTTCCTGAGCGCCGAGAAGCTGCAGCAAAAACTCGGCCCGCAAGTCATGACCGCCTTCGAGCGCCTGATGGGCCTGATCCTGACGGCGATGTCGATCGAAATGCTGCTGGGCGGTATCCGGGAATTCGTGCAGAGCCTGTAA
- the uvrB gene encoding excinuclease ABC subunit UvrB → MADLSIATSPESTTEPTVLTFPDSPFKLHQPFPPAGDQPTAIEGLIEGINDGLSYQTLLGVTGSGKTYTMANVIARAGRPAIVFAPNKTLAAQLYSEFREFFPQNAVEYFVSYYDYYQPEAYVPQRDLFIEKDSSINEHIEQMRLSCTKSLMERRDVVIVATVSAIYGIGNPNEYHKMILTLRHKDKVAQRDIIARLIQMQYTRNEMDFSRGSFRVRGDTIDIFPAEHAELAIRVEMFDDEIESLQLFDPLTGRVRQKIPRFTVYPGSHYVTPRSTVLRAVESIKAELRDRLEEFRQQNKLIEEQRLEQRTRFDLEMLAEIGFTKGIENYSRHLSGAMPGEPPPTLIDYLPKDALMFMDESHVMIGQLNAMYNGDRSRKTNLVDYGFRLPSALDNRPLKFQEFEGKARQTIFVSATPAEYEQQRADNVVEQVVRPTGLVDPQIIVRPALSQVDDLMSEINDRIAKDERVLVTTLTKRMAEQLTEYLGDHGIKVRYLHSDIDTVERVEILRDLRLGTFDVLVGINLLREGLDLPEVSLVAVLDADKEGFLRSERSLIQTIGRAARNLNGVAILYGDQITDSMRRAIDETERRRAKQIAFNEANGITPKGVQKKIKEMIDGVYSSAAQKAMVEGVHEDAATAKVESMSEKQISKEIKRLEKLMVDHAKNLEFEKAAQVRDQLHVLKQQAFGAPGADNVVSMLGK, encoded by the coding sequence ATGGCTGATTTATCCATCGCAACTTCTCCCGAATCTACAACTGAGCCCACCGTCCTCACCTTCCCGGATTCACCGTTCAAGCTGCACCAGCCCTTCCCGCCGGCCGGCGACCAGCCGACCGCGATCGAGGGCCTGATCGAAGGCATCAACGATGGCCTGTCGTACCAGACGCTGCTCGGCGTGACGGGTTCGGGCAAGACCTACACGATGGCCAACGTGATCGCGCGCGCCGGCCGTCCGGCGATCGTGTTCGCACCCAACAAGACGCTGGCGGCCCAGCTGTATTCGGAGTTCCGCGAATTCTTCCCGCAGAACGCGGTCGAGTATTTCGTCTCGTACTACGATTACTACCAGCCCGAAGCCTATGTGCCGCAGCGCGACCTGTTCATCGAAAAGGACTCGTCGATCAACGAGCACATCGAGCAGATGCGCCTGTCGTGCACCAAGTCGCTGATGGAACGTCGCGACGTCGTCATCGTGGCCACCGTGTCGGCGATCTACGGTATCGGTAATCCGAACGAATACCACAAGATGATCCTTACCCTGCGCCACAAGGATAAAGTGGCGCAGCGCGACATCATCGCGCGCCTGATCCAGATGCAGTACACCCGCAACGAGATGGATTTCTCGCGCGGATCGTTCCGCGTGCGCGGCGACACCATCGACATCTTCCCGGCCGAGCACGCAGAGCTGGCGATCCGCGTCGAGATGTTCGACGACGAGATCGAATCGCTGCAACTGTTCGATCCGCTGACGGGCCGCGTGCGCCAGAAGATTCCGCGCTTCACCGTGTATCCGGGCTCGCACTACGTTACCCCGCGTTCCACCGTGCTGCGCGCGGTCGAGTCGATCAAGGCCGAGCTGCGCGATCGCCTCGAGGAATTCCGCCAGCAAAATAAACTCATCGAAGAGCAGCGCCTCGAACAGCGCACCCGCTTCGACCTCGAGATGCTGGCCGAGATCGGTTTTACCAAGGGCATCGAGAACTACTCGCGCCACCTGTCCGGCGCGATGCCGGGCGAGCCGCCGCCGACGCTGATCGACTATCTGCCGAAAGACGCGCTGATGTTCATGGACGAGTCGCACGTGATGATCGGCCAGCTCAACGCGATGTACAACGGCGACCGTTCGCGCAAGACCAACCTGGTCGACTATGGTTTCCGCCTGCCGTCGGCGCTCGACAACCGGCCCCTGAAATTCCAGGAGTTCGAGGGCAAGGCGCGCCAGACGATCTTCGTTTCGGCAACGCCGGCCGAATACGAGCAGCAGCGCGCCGACAACGTGGTCGAGCAGGTGGTGCGCCCCACCGGCCTGGTCGACCCGCAGATCATCGTGCGCCCCGCCCTGTCGCAGGTCGACGACCTGATGAGCGAGATCAACGACCGCATCGCCAAGGACGAGCGCGTGCTGGTCACCACGCTGACCAAGCGCATGGCCGAGCAGCTCACCGAGTACCTGGGCGACCACGGCATCAAGGTGCGCTACCTGCACAGCGATATCGACACGGTCGAGCGCGTGGAAATCCTGCGCGATCTGCGCCTGGGCACCTTCGACGTGCTGGTTGGGATCAACCTGCTGCGCGAGGGCCTGGACTTGCCCGAGGTGTCGCTGGTGGCGGTGCTCGATGCGGATAAGGAGGGCTTCCTGCGTTCCGAACGTTCGCTGATCCAGACCATCGGTCGCGCGGCGCGTAACCTCAACGGCGTGGCGATCCTGTACGGCGACCAGATCACCGATTCGATGCGGCGCGCGATCGACGAAACCGAACGGCGCCGCGCCAAGCAGATCGCCTTCAACGAGGCCAATGGCATCACGCCGAAGGGTGTGCAGAAGAAGATCAAGGAAATGATCGACGGCGTGTACAGCAGCGCCGCGCAGAAAGCCATGGTCGAGGGCGTGCACGAGGATGCGGCGACGGCCAAGGTCGAGTCGATGAGCGAGAAGCAGATCAGCAAGGAGATCAAGCGCCTCGAGAAGCTCATGGTCGATCATGCCAAGAACCTCGAGTTCGAGAAGGCGGCGCAGGTGCGCGACCAGCTGCATGTGCTCAAGCAGCAGGCGTTCGGGGCGCCGGGGGCGGACAATGTGGTGTCGATGCTGGGCAAATAA